Proteins from one Corynebacterium epidermidicanis genomic window:
- a CDS encoding M3 family metallopeptidase, whose product MNPLLQPSELPYQLPPFAEIKSEHYLPAFDTALDDHDAEISAIVTNPEEPSWENTVEALEKSGQALARVANVFFNLNGTDASEEFDKISAAILPKLSAHEDAVYQNEQLYARIKSVTPPADEESQRLHEQLLRAFRRRGADLTATEKQQLSEYNQRLAVLGEEFRKNLLSDTTKLAVSLSEDELAGFSDSRKAAAADAANALGREGYVIPLELPTVQSEQASLDNPEARAKLYEASLARGTANAEVALEMVRLRAQRAELLGYANHAEYVLEEETAKTPEAVRKLLHGLAPAAATNAQQEYKLISEDNEVEAADWSYYESKIRARDYALDEDQLRQYFPLESVLVNGVFYAANLLYGITVEPRDDLAGYHEDVKVWEVKESDGTGIGLFLTDYFGRPSKRGGAWMSSFVDQSRLLGTKPVIINVMGITKTENPLLTLDEVTTLFHEFGHALHGLLSDVRYPTFSGTNVPRDYVEFPSQINENWAFEPQILANYARNAQGEVIPTDLVAAIEAAKQFGQGFGTSEYLGAAIIDFAWHSLSAAQAADVTDVEAFESAALEDAGLVVDKLAPRYKTCYFNHIFGGGYSAGYYSYLWAEALDADGFDWFKEQSDMRAAGQRFRELVLSKGASKDFDAAYEQLRGRARDLTPLLTRRGLAGTEV is encoded by the coding sequence ATGAACCCGTTGCTTCAACCCAGCGAACTGCCGTACCAGCTGCCGCCGTTTGCCGAGATCAAGTCTGAGCACTACCTCCCGGCATTCGATACTGCTCTTGATGATCACGACGCGGAAATCTCCGCGATCGTCACCAACCCAGAGGAACCTAGCTGGGAAAATACGGTAGAGGCACTGGAGAAATCGGGCCAGGCACTAGCTCGGGTTGCCAACGTGTTCTTCAACCTCAACGGCACTGACGCGTCCGAAGAATTCGACAAGATTTCGGCCGCCATCCTGCCTAAGCTGTCGGCGCACGAGGATGCCGTTTATCAGAACGAGCAGCTCTACGCCCGCATCAAGTCGGTGACCCCACCGGCCGATGAGGAAAGCCAGCGTTTGCATGAGCAGCTGCTGCGTGCTTTCCGACGCCGCGGTGCGGACCTTACCGCTACCGAAAAGCAACAGCTTTCGGAGTACAACCAGCGCCTGGCGGTTTTGGGGGAGGAATTCCGCAAGAATCTCCTCAGTGACACCACCAAGTTGGCGGTGTCCTTGTCGGAGGACGAACTCGCTGGATTTAGCGACTCTCGCAAGGCAGCAGCTGCCGATGCTGCGAACGCCTTGGGCCGTGAAGGTTATGTTATTCCGCTGGAGTTGCCTACCGTCCAGTCGGAGCAGGCTTCTTTGGACAACCCGGAGGCTCGTGCGAAGCTCTACGAGGCTTCCTTGGCTCGGGGCACTGCGAATGCTGAAGTGGCGTTGGAGATGGTTCGCTTGCGCGCGCAGCGGGCCGAACTCTTGGGATACGCCAACCACGCAGAGTATGTGCTGGAGGAGGAGACGGCGAAGACTCCAGAGGCAGTCCGCAAGCTGCTTCACGGGCTCGCCCCCGCTGCCGCCACGAACGCGCAACAGGAATACAAGCTGATCTCCGAGGACAATGAAGTCGAAGCCGCCGACTGGAGCTACTACGAGTCGAAGATCCGCGCCCGCGACTACGCACTCGACGAAGACCAGCTGCGCCAGTACTTCCCGCTGGAATCCGTGCTGGTCAACGGCGTGTTTTATGCCGCGAATCTGCTGTATGGCATCACGGTAGAACCCCGCGATGATCTGGCCGGATACCACGAGGACGTCAAGGTTTGGGAAGTCAAAGAATCCGACGGCACCGGAATCGGCCTATTCCTCACCGACTACTTCGGCCGACCATCCAAGCGCGGTGGTGCGTGGATGAGCTCCTTCGTGGACCAATCCCGACTCCTCGGCACCAAGCCCGTAATCATCAATGTCATGGGCATTACCAAAACCGAGAACCCGCTGCTCACCCTCGACGAAGTGACCACTTTGTTCCACGAGTTTGGCCACGCACTCCACGGCCTGCTCTCCGACGTCCGCTACCCAACCTTCTCCGGCACCAACGTGCCACGCGACTACGTCGAATTCCCCTCCCAAATCAATGAGAACTGGGCCTTCGAACCACAGATCCTCGCCAACTATGCCCGAAATGCACAGGGCGAGGTCATCCCTACTGATCTCGTAGCGGCCATCGAAGCTGCGAAGCAATTCGGCCAAGGCTTTGGGACCAGCGAATACCTAGGAGCCGCAATCATCGACTTCGCCTGGCATTCCTTGTCCGCCGCGCAGGCAGCCGACGTTACCGATGTTGAGGCTTTCGAATCTGCCGCGTTGGAGGATGCTGGACTGGTCGTCGATAAGCTGGCCCCTCGCTACAAGACCTGCTACTTCAACCACATCTTCGGCGGCGGCTACTCTGCGGGCTACTACTCCTACCTGTGGGCGGAAGCCCTGGATGCGGACGGTTTCGATTGGTTCAAGGAGCAGTCAGACATGCGGGCGGCAGGCCAGCGCTTTAGGGAGCTGGTGCTCTCGAAGGGAGCTTCGAAAGACTTCGATGCCGCTTACGAACAACTCCGAGGCCGAGCCCGCGACCTGACTCCACTACTCACGCGCCGTGGCCTTGCTGGCACTGAGGTGTAG
- the malQ gene encoding 4-alpha-glucanotransferase has product MSYESLKELADLHGIATSYWSAEGEYIEVSADTLLKTLHALGIDVEISGDSVTRAIKEFHDRAASRPLPPCVVSTHGYEYIVNVHVHDGAPARVTITTESGRTVDAEQRENWTPPTDVNGVRWGEASFAIPADLELGWHTLRLESNSLVATCDLVVTPERITVPEHKITGVMAQLYSVRSKGSWAMGDFHDLGELCEVVARHADADFLLINPLHAAEPFPPIEDSPYLPTTRRFINPIYIRVEDIEEITQLDSDLLADVRELATEFQELNTTSQTIERNPIYAAKLQVLREIFHLERSDARQRAFKEYCKLEGAGLDKFARWCAARELLHNPDENAHGIAPSVEETAEFYRWLQWICDQQLGAAQAKAKAAGMQLGIMADLAVGVHPGGADAEILASVLAPAASVGAPPDGYSQQGQDWSQPPWHPVKLAEAGYKPWRDMLRTVLRHSGGIRIDHVLGLFRLFWIPRMQSPTTGTYVSYDYQALIGILALEAERAGAVVIGEDLGTFEPWVQEALAARGVLGTSILWFENEADAPKSLESYRELALTSVTTHDLPPTAGYVQGSHITLRENLGVLTRDAEEEDAEDAAWQNQVFREVAKQGSFEGTSAADATFESGRYQGDFTDLLIGLHRFVAATPSLLTCAALVDMVGDIRAQNQPGTTRDMYPNWCIPLCTGEGQAVLIEDLADNELFKAVAEASKR; this is encoded by the coding sequence GTGAGCTACGAATCCTTGAAAGAATTGGCCGATCTCCACGGTATCGCCACCAGCTATTGGTCCGCCGAGGGCGAATATATTGAAGTAAGCGCAGATACGCTGCTCAAGACCTTGCATGCCTTGGGTATCGACGTTGAAATCAGTGGCGATTCTGTCACCCGGGCCATCAAGGAATTCCACGATCGCGCGGCCTCACGCCCGCTCCCTCCGTGTGTGGTGTCTACCCACGGCTACGAATACATCGTCAATGTCCACGTCCACGATGGCGCTCCCGCACGCGTCACCATCACCACCGAATCCGGCCGCACTGTCGATGCTGAACAGCGGGAAAACTGGACCCCACCCACCGACGTCAACGGCGTGCGCTGGGGTGAGGCTTCCTTCGCGATCCCCGCAGACCTCGAACTCGGCTGGCATACCCTGCGTTTGGAATCGAACAGCCTGGTAGCCACCTGTGACCTGGTGGTCACCCCAGAGCGAATTACAGTGCCGGAACACAAGATCACCGGTGTGATGGCGCAACTCTACTCAGTGCGATCCAAGGGATCTTGGGCGATGGGCGACTTTCATGACCTCGGTGAACTCTGTGAGGTAGTCGCCCGCCACGCTGACGCCGACTTCCTCCTCATCAACCCTCTGCACGCCGCGGAGCCGTTCCCACCCATCGAAGACTCCCCTTACCTTCCCACGACCCGCCGATTCATCAACCCGATCTACATCCGGGTGGAAGACATCGAAGAAATCACTCAGCTCGACAGCGATTTGCTTGCCGACGTCCGGGAACTCGCCACCGAGTTCCAGGAGCTCAACACCACCTCCCAGACAATCGAGCGCAACCCTATCTACGCAGCAAAGCTGCAGGTGCTGCGGGAGATTTTCCACCTCGAGCGTTCCGATGCCCGACAGCGTGCGTTCAAGGAGTACTGCAAACTCGAAGGGGCCGGACTCGATAAGTTCGCACGTTGGTGCGCCGCGCGTGAACTACTGCACAACCCGGATGAGAATGCCCACGGAATCGCCCCTTCAGTGGAAGAGACTGCCGAGTTCTACCGTTGGCTCCAGTGGATTTGCGACCAACAGCTCGGTGCCGCCCAAGCCAAAGCCAAAGCCGCTGGAATGCAGCTAGGAATCATGGCCGATCTGGCTGTGGGCGTGCACCCCGGAGGTGCCGACGCAGAAATCCTCGCATCTGTCCTCGCACCAGCCGCGTCAGTCGGGGCGCCACCTGACGGCTACAGCCAACAGGGCCAAGACTGGTCCCAGCCGCCATGGCACCCGGTAAAGCTCGCCGAAGCCGGGTACAAGCCCTGGCGAGACATGCTGCGTACCGTGCTGCGCCACTCCGGCGGTATCCGCATCGACCACGTCCTGGGGCTGTTCCGCCTGTTCTGGATCCCAAGGATGCAATCACCAACAACCGGCACCTATGTTTCCTACGACTACCAAGCCCTCATCGGTATCTTGGCGCTCGAGGCAGAGCGGGCGGGAGCGGTGGTTATCGGCGAAGACCTCGGCACCTTTGAGCCGTGGGTCCAAGAAGCACTGGCAGCACGTGGTGTGCTGGGGACCTCAATCCTTTGGTTCGAAAACGAAGCTGACGCTCCGAAGTCCCTGGAAAGTTACCGCGAACTCGCCCTGACGTCAGTTACGACCCACGATTTGCCACCAACCGCCGGCTACGTACAAGGCTCCCACATCACCCTGCGCGAAAACCTCGGCGTACTCACCCGAGACGCCGAGGAGGAAGACGCCGAAGACGCCGCTTGGCAAAACCAAGTGTTCCGGGAAGTGGCCAAGCAAGGCAGCTTCGAGGGCACCTCAGCTGCCGACGCAACCTTCGAATCCGGCCGCTACCAGGGCGATTTCACCGATCTTCTCATCGGCCTGCACCGCTTTGTAGCTGCGACACCTTCCTTGCTCACCTGCGCGGCATTGGTGGACATGGTGGGCGACATCCGCGCACAGAATCAGCCAGGCACCACCCGGGACATGTACCCGAACTGGTGTATTCCACTCTGCACCGGCGAAGGTCAGGCAGTGCTCATTGAGGATCTCGCCGACAACGAGCTTTTCAAAGCCGTCGCGGAGGCAAGCAAGCGCTAG